A segment of the Streptomyces sp. NBC_00091 genome:
CCCGGGAACCATTCGAAGCTGGACGTCACCAGGTAGTAGTCCGCTCCCACCCGGCAGACGGACGGGTCGGGCCGGAACCCGGGCAGCACGGGATCACCGAAGACGGGATCATCGCAGGACGTGGTCATGGAACCGGGACGATCTCGACCGGCACGGACAGCACCCGGTCGGCCGCCGGGTGGCGTACGGGGCCCTCCAGAGTGAAGGAGCCCTGGAGCGGCAGGTCGCCGCTGGACCGTCCGACGGCCACGCCGATCTCCCCGGGCTCCACTCTCCTGCGCAGGTCGAGCCCGGTGAAAGAGGTCCGGTCGGCATGGACGGAGAAGGTGATCCGGGCGGCCGCGCCCGGCTGCAGCTCGACCCTGCCGAATCCGGCGAGCCACCGTTGCGGCCGGACGACGGACGCCACGGGATCGGAGAGGTACAGCTGGACCACCTCGGTCCCGGCCACCTCGCCGACGTTGCGTACGGTGACCGAAACGGAGACGGCCCCGTCCGTCGCGGCAACGGGATCCACCGACAACTCCGAGCAGGTGAAGCTGGTCCAGCTCAGCCCGTGTCCGAAGGGGAACAGCGGGGTCGGGTCCACCGAGCTCCAGTCGGTGTGCCCGCCGAGCCTCGCGTGCAGGTAGGTGCCGGGCTGGCCGCCGGCCTGGCGGGGGATGGAGACGGGCAGCCGCCCGGACGGTTCCGCGGCCCCGCTGATGATCCGGGCCAGCGCCGTCCCGCCCTCCTCGCCGGGGAAGAAGGCCTGCACCACGGCCGATGCGCGCTCGGCCAGCGTGCCGAGTGCGTAGGGCCGTCCGGAGACGAGGACCAGAACGGTCGGCACCCCGGCGTCCAGAACGGCGTCGGCGAGCGCGGCCTGGTCGCCGGGCAGGTCGAGGGTCTCGGCGTCGCAGCCCTCGCCGGAGGTGCCCCGGCCGAACATGCCGGCCCGGTCCCCGAGCACCAGCACGTTCACGTCCGGATCGTCCGCGGTGACCGTGAACCCGGCAGCGGTGAGCGCCTCGCCGAGCGTCGGGATCTCCAGCCCGAGGTCGCCGGGCAGCGCGACGTGGTTGGGGAAGGAGTAGCAGCCGAGGAAGGACTGGGGGTCGTCGGCGTACGGCCCGCTGATCGCCACGCGGCACGGCCGCAGCGGCAGGGTGCCGTCGTTGGCGAGCAGCACGGTGGACCGTTCGGCCAGGAGCCCGGCCAGTGCCCGGTTCTCCGGCGGGTCGAGGTCGACCGGCTCGGGCTTGACGGGTTCCCAGCCGGGGTCGAGCAGGCCGAGCTCGGCCTTCTGCAGCAGGACCCGTTCCGCGGCCCGGTCGATGAGCTCCTCGGACACGACTCCCGACCGGACGAGTTCGGTCAGCGGCTCGCCGTAGCAGCGGGCCGTGGGCAGCTCGACGTCGATTCCGGCGGTCAACGCCAGCGCGCCGGCCGCGCCCCGCGATCCGGTGACACCGTGCCGGGTTTCCAGGAAGGAGACGGCGTAGTAGTCGGCGACGACCACACCGCTGAAAGCGAGCTCACCCCTGAGCAGCTCGGTCAGCAGCCGTTCGTCGGCGGCCACCGGGACTCCGTCCACGTCGGTGTAGCTGTTCATCACCGACCGGGCGCCTCCCTCGCGCAGTGCCCGTACGAATGGCTCGACCAGTACGTCGGCGAACTCGCGCGGCCCCGAGGAGACGGGGGCCATGTTCCGGCCGCCGCGTGAGGCCGAGTACCCGGCGAAGTGCTTGAGCGTCGCCACGATCCCGGCGCCCTCCAAGCCCTGCACGTAGGCGGTGCCGATCGCTCCGACGAGGTAGGGGTCCTCGCCTATGCACTCCTCGGTCCTGCCCCATCGGTAGTCGCGGACCACGTCGAGCACCGGGGCCAGCCCTTGGTGGACGCCGACCTGCCGCATCCCCGCGCCGATGGCGGAGGCCATCTGGCGCACGAGCCCGGGATCGAAGGATGCGCCCCAGGCCAGCGGCCCGGGGAAGACCGTGGCTCCGAACGTCATGAACCCGGTCAGGCACTCCTCGTGAGCGACCGCCGGGATCCCGAACCGGCCGGATCCGGTCACCTGCCGCTGGAGCGAGGCGAGCCGCTCCATCCCGGCCTCCACGGCGATCGGCGCGGTGCCGTACACCCGGGTCAGCTGGCCGAGGCCGTGGGCGACGATGTCGTCCAGGCCGGGCGCGGACTCGCCCGAATCGTCCTCCATCGGCGCGACCGGTGCGCCCGGATCCGA
Coding sequences within it:
- a CDS encoding glycoside hydrolase family 3 N-terminal domain-containing protein, giving the protein MTEPWRDPLIPVSVRVADLLKRMTLEEKAGQLTGFWALPSDPGAPVAPMEDDSGESAPGLDDIVAHGLGQLTRVYGTAPIAVEAGMERLASLQRQVTGSGRFGIPAVAHEECLTGFMTFGATVFPGPLAWGASFDPGLVRQMASAIGAGMRQVGVHQGLAPVLDVVRDYRWGRTEECIGEDPYLVGAIGTAYVQGLEGAGIVATLKHFAGYSASRGGRNMAPVSSGPREFADVLVEPFVRALREGGARSVMNSYTDVDGVPVAADERLLTELLRGELAFSGVVVADYYAVSFLETRHGVTGSRGAAGALALTAGIDVELPTARCYGEPLTELVRSGVVSEELIDRAAERVLLQKAELGLLDPGWEPVKPEPVDLDPPENRALAGLLAERSTVLLANDGTLPLRPCRVAISGPYADDPQSFLGCYSFPNHVALPGDLGLEIPTLGEALTAAGFTVTADDPDVNVLVLGDRAGMFGRGTSGEGCDAETLDLPGDQAALADAVLDAGVPTVLVLVSGRPYALGTLAERASAVVQAFFPGEEGGTALARIISGAAEPSGRLPVSIPRQAGGQPGTYLHARLGGHTDWSSVDPTPLFPFGHGLSWTSFTCSELSVDPVAATDGAVSVSVTVRNVGEVAGTEVVQLYLSDPVASVVRPQRWLAGFGRVELQPGAAARITFSVHADRTSFTGLDLRRRVEPGEIGVAVGRSSGDLPLQGSFTLEGPVRHPAADRVLSVPVEIVPVP